In one window of Lacticaseibacillus casei DSM 20011 = JCM 1134 = ATCC 393 DNA:
- a CDS encoding aspartate carbamoyltransferase catalytic subunit has product MTLSNLTDTPFKDFVSAEQVDEKSALALINRAEDFKAGQTVHFPEPIYAANLFFENSTRTHTSFEMAERKLGLTVIPFDPAHSSVSKGETLEDTIKTIGAIGVNIAVMRHSKDGYYKELMGAWPTTAIVNAGDGAGQHPSQMMLDLMTIHEEFGHFDGLNIGIVGDLSHSRVARSDMQMLHKLGATLHFAGPQQWYDPSFDRYGDFISVPDLVKQVDVLMLLRVQLERFNADNREAFSKESYHAKYGITDALAKTMKPNAIFMHPAPVNRDVELASDLVDGPRSRIFTQMQNGVFMRMAMLEAVINARHFGEE; this is encoded by the coding sequence ATGACCTTATCTAATCTCACTGATACACCATTTAAAGATTTTGTTTCCGCTGAACAAGTTGACGAAAAAAGCGCCTTGGCACTGATCAACCGCGCAGAAGATTTCAAAGCCGGCCAAACGGTTCATTTTCCGGAACCGATCTATGCCGCCAATTTATTCTTTGAAAATAGCACCCGCACGCACACCAGCTTTGAAATGGCCGAACGCAAACTGGGATTGACCGTTATTCCTTTTGATCCGGCCCATAGCTCGGTTTCTAAAGGTGAAACTCTGGAAGATACAATCAAAACGATCGGAGCCATCGGCGTCAACATCGCTGTCATGCGTCATTCTAAAGACGGCTATTACAAAGAACTCATGGGCGCTTGGCCGACAACCGCTATTGTTAATGCTGGCGATGGTGCCGGTCAGCATCCATCCCAGATGATGTTGGATTTAATGACGATTCACGAAGAATTCGGTCATTTTGACGGCCTGAATATCGGGATTGTCGGGGATCTTAGCCACAGTCGCGTTGCGCGCAGTGACATGCAGATGCTTCACAAACTTGGGGCGACGTTACATTTTGCCGGCCCACAACAGTGGTATGATCCTAGCTTTGATCGATATGGCGACTTCATCAGCGTGCCGGACCTAGTCAAACAGGTCGATGTTCTGATGTTGCTACGGGTTCAGCTTGAACGGTTCAATGCTGACAACCGCGAAGCATTTTCCAAAGAAAGCTATCATGCGAAATACGGTATCACGGATGCTTTAGCCAAAACCATGAAGCCCAATGCCATTTTCATGCATCCGGCACCGGTCAACCGTGACGTTGAATTAGCCAGCGACTTGGTTGACGGTCCGCGCTCACGGATTTTCACCCAAATGCAAAATGGCGTCTTCATGCGGATGGCGATGCTTGAGGCGGTCATCAACGCCCGTCACTTCGGAGAGGAGTAA
- a CDS encoding dihydroorotase, with protein sequence MLIKNAHIISDTEYTADIQITDDKITAIGQQLAARGDETVIDATGATVVPGLIDVHVHFREPGFTAKETIKTGAQAAAHGGFTTVVAMSNLKPVPDTVATLTPVLAKNRSDAKITVRQFAPITHDLHSDQLVDMPALLEAGALGFSNDGVGVQDADTMYQAMKQAAKLKAPIVAHIEDASLMHGGVINAGPVAKKLNLPGIINQTESSQLARDLDLAEATDVHYHACHVSTRQSVALIREAKKRGVHVTAEVSPHHLLLDENNISGDNPMFKMNPPLRSRADHLALLEGLQDGTLDMIATDHAPHTAAEKSGSFKTAAFGIVGSETAFPLLYTKLVKSKMFTLKQLIAKMSTVPAEKFGLPGGHIAVGGPADLTILDLDATYIIDPADWFSKGKNSPFIGEKVQGQALYTISRGRIAYQKGGQA encoded by the coding sequence ATGCTCATCAAAAATGCCCATATCATCAGCGATACCGAATACACGGCGGATATTCAGATCACCGACGACAAAATTACTGCGATCGGCCAGCAACTTGCTGCCCGCGGTGATGAAACCGTCATTGATGCCACCGGTGCAACAGTCGTTCCGGGACTGATTGACGTCCATGTTCATTTTCGCGAACCTGGCTTTACTGCTAAAGAAACGATTAAAACCGGGGCTCAAGCAGCCGCACATGGCGGATTTACCACTGTTGTTGCAATGAGCAATCTAAAACCTGTTCCCGACACAGTCGCCACCTTGACACCGGTATTGGCGAAAAACCGGAGCGATGCCAAGATTACCGTCCGGCAGTTTGCCCCGATTACGCATGACTTACATTCAGATCAGCTAGTCGACATGCCGGCGTTGCTGGAAGCAGGCGCTCTGGGCTTTTCCAACGACGGCGTTGGCGTTCAGGATGCCGATACCATGTATCAAGCTATGAAACAGGCGGCTAAACTGAAAGCACCGATTGTCGCCCATATCGAAGATGCCAGTCTCATGCACGGCGGCGTCATCAATGCCGGCCCGGTTGCCAAGAAATTGAACCTGCCTGGTATCATCAATCAGACCGAAAGCAGCCAGCTGGCGCGCGATCTGGACTTGGCAGAAGCCACCGATGTTCATTACCACGCCTGCCATGTTTCAACTCGCCAAAGCGTGGCCTTGATTCGCGAAGCCAAAAAACGCGGCGTTCACGTCACCGCCGAAGTTTCGCCACATCACTTACTACTTGATGAAAATAATATCTCAGGCGATAATCCGATGTTCAAGATGAACCCGCCATTGCGTTCCCGCGCCGATCATCTGGCCTTACTTGAAGGCTTGCAAGACGGCACACTGGACATGATCGCCACCGATCACGCGCCGCATACAGCTGCAGAAAAATCCGGTTCTTTTAAAACTGCGGCGTTCGGCATCGTCGGTTCCGAAACCGCCTTTCCACTGCTTTACACCAAACTGGTCAAATCAAAAATGTTCACGCTTAAGCAACTGATTGCCAAAATGAGTACGGTTCCGGCAGAGAAGTTTGGTCTGCCAGGCGGCCATATTGCGGTAGGTGGTCCCGCTGATCTGACGATTCTTGACTTGGATGCCACATACATCATTGATCCTGCTGACTGGTTCTCAAAGGGCAAGAATTCACCGTTTATCGGCGAAAAAGTTCAGGGCCAGGCCTTGTATACGATCAGTCGCGGGCGGATTGCCTATCAAAAGGGAGGACAAGCATGA
- a CDS encoding RluA family pseudouridine synthase: protein MTETFTITTEQGRIDKVITAHESTHTRSQVQKWLQDGLVTVNGQPVKANYKVSSGDVIAVSIPEARPLEAVAEPIPLDIVYEDDQVIVVNKPQGMVVHPAPGHPNGTLVNGLLYHTDLPGINGVIRPGIVHRIDKDTSGLLMVAKTEKAQLSLSAQLKAKTSIREYLALVHGTFKEDEGTIDAPLGRDPRDRKRQAVVADGRHSVTHFQVLERFAHYTLIKCVLETGRTHQIRVHMAYIHHPVAGDPLYGPKRTLPGNGQLLHAAKLGFVHPTTGKRLTFTAPVPEIFEKTLADLRAGIDKTRNVR, encoded by the coding sequence ACGGCCCATGAATCGACCCATACCCGCAGTCAGGTACAAAAATGGCTTCAGGACGGCTTGGTCACCGTTAACGGCCAGCCGGTGAAAGCCAATTATAAGGTCTCGTCAGGAGATGTCATTGCCGTTTCAATTCCGGAAGCCCGACCCTTAGAGGCCGTCGCAGAGCCGATTCCGCTTGATATTGTCTATGAAGATGACCAAGTGATCGTGGTTAATAAACCTCAAGGCATGGTTGTCCATCCTGCGCCAGGTCACCCTAATGGCACCTTGGTGAACGGCCTGCTTTATCATACTGACTTGCCTGGCATCAATGGCGTCATTCGGCCGGGGATTGTGCACCGCATCGATAAAGACACCAGCGGCTTGCTGATGGTGGCCAAAACCGAAAAAGCCCAATTGAGTTTGTCGGCGCAACTTAAAGCCAAAACGTCTATTCGTGAATACCTTGCATTAGTTCACGGGACGTTTAAAGAAGATGAGGGCACAATCGATGCGCCGCTTGGCCGTGATCCGCGTGACCGCAAACGGCAGGCGGTGGTTGCTGACGGTCGGCATTCGGTTACCCATTTTCAGGTACTGGAGCGATTTGCTCACTATACCTTGATCAAATGTGTTTTGGAAACCGGCCGGACCCACCAGATCCGCGTGCATATGGCTTACATTCACCATCCGGTAGCAGGCGATCCTTTGTATGGGCCTAAACGCACACTTCCAGGCAACGGCCAACTTCTTCACGCTGCCAAGCTCGGTTTTGTCCATCCAACCACCGGCAAACGCTTAACTTTCACGGCGCCGGTCCCCGAAATTTTCGAAAAAACCTTAGCCGATCTGCGCGCAGGCATTGACAAGACCCGCAACGTCCGGTAA
- a CDS encoding uracil-xanthine permease family protein: MAFHNDEAVLDIGDKPKFGQWVGLSIQHLFAMFGSTVLVPILVGLDPSIALFSSGVGTLVYILITRGKIPAYMGSSFSFITIMQALMKGAGYPAIAQGTVAVGVVYLIVALIVARSGSAWIDRALPPIVVGPIVMVIGLSLAGTAATDATMRTISATKSVYDLRYFAVAMITLASVIIYNMYLKKFISLLPILLGIVTGYVVALLFGIVDLTSVQQAAWFDLPKFELPFISYKPQLYWGAILSMAPIAFVTMTEHMGHIMVLYKLTKRDFFKDPGLNHTLAGDGTASIIAGFVGGPPVTSYGENIGVLAMTKVHSVYVLGGAGMFAILFAFIGKLSALIRSIPSPVIGGISFLLFGVIASNGLRVLIDNKVDFDKKRNLMIASTILVIGIGNASLQFAGYQFSGLALATVIGIFLNFVLPEHAANEEGAEKNDLI, from the coding sequence ATGGCTTTTCACAACGATGAAGCGGTGTTGGACATCGGCGACAAGCCGAAGTTCGGTCAATGGGTGGGCTTATCCATTCAACATCTTTTCGCCATGTTTGGCTCAACCGTGTTGGTACCGATTCTGGTCGGTTTGGATCCGAGCATTGCCTTATTCTCCAGCGGGGTTGGCACTTTAGTTTACATTTTGATCACCCGCGGCAAAATTCCCGCCTACATGGGCTCAAGTTTTTCATTCATTACCATCATGCAGGCGTTGATGAAAGGTGCCGGTTATCCCGCGATCGCACAAGGCACCGTCGCTGTCGGGGTTGTTTACCTGATCGTTGCCTTGATCGTCGCCCGCAGCGGGTCGGCTTGGATTGATCGCGCCTTACCGCCGATTGTCGTTGGGCCGATTGTCATGGTCATCGGATTGTCACTGGCCGGCACTGCTGCAACTGACGCTACGATGCGAACGATTTCCGCGACCAAAAGCGTGTACGATCTGCGCTACTTCGCTGTTGCCATGATCACGTTGGCTTCGGTCATCATTTACAACATGTATCTCAAAAAATTCATTAGCTTACTACCCATTCTGCTGGGGATTGTCACGGGTTATGTTGTAGCGCTGTTGTTTGGCATCGTGGACCTGACCTCGGTTCAGCAAGCTGCCTGGTTTGACCTCCCGAAGTTCGAGTTGCCATTCATCAGCTACAAACCGCAACTTTACTGGGGGGCAATTCTCTCAATGGCGCCCATTGCTTTTGTCACCATGACCGAACACATGGGCCACATCATGGTCCTCTACAAATTGACAAAACGCGACTTCTTTAAGGATCCGGGCCTGAATCATACTTTGGCAGGGGATGGCACGGCTTCCATCATCGCCGGTTTCGTCGGCGGCCCACCGGTGACCAGTTACGGCGAAAATATCGGGGTGCTTGCCATGACCAAAGTTCACAGTGTCTATGTGTTAGGTGGCGCTGGCATGTTTGCCATCCTGTTCGCCTTCATTGGTAAGTTAAGTGCTTTGATTCGCAGTATTCCAAGCCCGGTCATCGGCGGCATCAGCTTCCTGCTGTTCGGCGTCATCGCTTCCAATGGCTTACGGGTTTTAATTGACAACAAAGTCGACTTCGACAAAAAACGCAACCTGATGATTGCCTCGACCATTCTTGTGATCGGTATCGGCAATGCCAGTCTGCAATTCGCCGGGTATCAATTCTCTGGCCTTGCACTGGCAACCGTGATCGGAATCTTCCTGAACTTTGTTTTACCAGAACATGCCGCTAACGAAGAAGGGGCAGAAAAAAATGACCTTATCTAA
- the pyrR gene encoding bifunctional pyr operon transcriptional regulator/uracil phosphoribosyltransferase PyrR, whose product MTQSKQVVDEVTMKRALTRISYEIIEQNKGLNDLVLVGIKTRGIYLAHRIAKRLEQLEGLQVPVGELDIRFYRDDVHKIDHEHQPDVEGAQMPVNITGKHVILVDDVIFTGRTIRAALDALMDEGRPRKISLAVLVDRGHRELPIRPDFVGKNIPTSLDEQIQVQVAELDGKDGISIEKMGD is encoded by the coding sequence ATGACACAGTCCAAACAGGTAGTCGACGAGGTAACGATGAAACGCGCATTGACTCGAATCAGTTATGAAATTATCGAACAAAACAAAGGCTTGAACGATCTCGTTCTTGTCGGCATTAAAACACGGGGGATTTATCTGGCCCACCGCATTGCCAAACGCCTTGAACAGCTCGAAGGCCTCCAGGTTCCGGTCGGCGAACTGGACATCCGCTTTTATCGCGATGATGTTCATAAAATCGATCACGAACATCAACCCGATGTTGAAGGTGCGCAGATGCCAGTTAACATCACTGGTAAGCACGTCATCTTGGTAGACGATGTCATTTTCACTGGCCGCACCATCCGCGCGGCTCTGGATGCCCTGATGGACGAAGGTCGCCCGCGTAAGATCAGTCTGGCAGTTTTAGTTGATCGCGGTCATCGCGAGTTACCGATTCGTCCGGATTTCGTCGGCAAGAATATTCCAACCTCCCTTGATGAACAGATTCAGGTACAGGTTGCGGAACTTGACGGCAAAGACGGCATCAGCATCGAAAAGATGGGGGACTAG